In one Leptogranulimonas caecicola genomic region, the following are encoded:
- the feoB gene encoding ferrous iron transport protein B — translation MDKFERHFTYQPLPAKPGPEVGHPGMTLAFVGNPNCGKTTLFNAYTGAKLKTANWPGVTVEGKEGATTFEGVEIRLIDLPGTYSLTSYTMEEEVARSYVLSGDADAIIDVVDASSLERSLYLTLQLIDLGKPVVVALNMMDVVRKRGMEIDVHRLAETLGCPVIPVSARKREGLQPLLHAAYHHKGAQHDPFCHDHVIDDGMAEKHLHNVMVYSRDLEAKIDEVQAAFCKAYPDCENPRWHAVKLLEGDVSVKRDFPLDLPVLEHSYEDEFISERYDFISSVVNECVFNRSARAEATNKADRILTNRIWSIPVFLLIMAIVFGLTFVVGDAIKEVFQGWLDAFNGGVGDLLASIGASPAVVSLVCDGAISGVGTVLTFLPNIFILFCALAFLEDSGYMSRVAYVMDGIMGRLGLSGRAFIPMILGFGCSVPAIMSSRTLESVRDRRRVMLVTPFMSCSARLPIYVLFSGLFFDAYAGLVAFSMYVLGILVALAVLKVMSLTDKSEETEGSMLLIELPEYKLPDAHTVWIYVWDKVCDYVERAGTVIFAASVIMWLLLNFGPTGYVGEDVANSLGATIGRILVPFLAPIGAGDWRLAVALLAGISAKEVVVSSVSVLFGVAGDAVGSQALHAALLSIGFGPANALAFMAFCLLYVPCIATIATIRSESHSRKYAWFAVIFQVAVAWVIAFVVYQIARLVI, via the coding sequence GTGGATAAGTTCGAGCGCCACTTCACGTACCAGCCGCTTCCTGCGAAGCCCGGACCTGAGGTAGGGCATCCTGGTATGACGTTGGCATTTGTCGGCAATCCCAATTGCGGCAAAACCACGCTCTTCAACGCCTATACGGGCGCCAAGCTCAAGACCGCCAACTGGCCCGGCGTCACCGTGGAGGGCAAAGAGGGCGCCACCACCTTCGAGGGCGTAGAGATTCGCCTTATCGATCTGCCAGGAACCTACTCGCTCACCAGCTACACCATGGAAGAAGAGGTTGCCCGTTCCTACGTGCTTTCGGGTGATGCCGACGCCATCATCGACGTGGTGGACGCCAGCTCCCTGGAGCGCTCCCTCTATCTCACGTTGCAGCTTATCGACTTGGGTAAACCCGTGGTGGTAGCCCTCAACATGATGGATGTGGTGCGCAAGCGCGGCATGGAGATCGACGTGCACCGCCTTGCCGAGACCCTGGGCTGCCCCGTCATCCCGGTCTCTGCCCGCAAACGCGAAGGCCTGCAGCCTCTGCTTCACGCCGCCTACCATCACAAGGGCGCTCAGCACGATCCTTTCTGCCACGACCATGTGATAGACGACGGAATGGCCGAGAAACACCTCCACAACGTCATGGTCTACTCCCGTGACTTGGAAGCTAAGATCGACGAGGTGCAAGCTGCCTTTTGCAAGGCCTATCCTGATTGTGAGAATCCTCGCTGGCATGCGGTGAAGCTTCTGGAAGGCGACGTGTCGGTGAAGCGCGACTTCCCGCTGGATCTTCCAGTGTTGGAGCATAGCTATGAGGACGAGTTCATCAGCGAGCGCTATGACTTCATCTCCAGCGTGGTCAACGAGTGCGTATTCAATCGCTCGGCTCGTGCTGAGGCTACAAACAAGGCAGACCGCATCCTTACCAACCGCATCTGGTCTATTCCAGTGTTCTTGCTTATCATGGCCATCGTCTTTGGCCTCACCTTTGTGGTGGGCGATGCCATCAAAGAGGTGTTCCAAGGTTGGCTGGATGCCTTTAACGGCGGGGTGGGGGACTTGCTCGCCTCCATCGGAGCCTCGCCTGCGGTGGTGAGTCTGGTATGCGACGGTGCCATATCAGGCGTGGGCACGGTGCTCACCTTCCTGCCCAACATCTTCATTCTCTTCTGTGCTTTGGCGTTTTTGGAAGACTCCGGCTATATGAGCCGCGTGGCCTACGTCATGGACGGCATCATGGGCAGGTTGGGGCTTTCCGGCCGTGCCTTCATCCCCATGATCTTGGGCTTTGGCTGCTCAGTGCCGGCCATCATGAGCTCTAGGACCTTGGAGTCAGTGCGCGACCGCAGGCGCGTCATGCTGGTAACGCCTTTCATGAGCTGCTCGGCGCGCTTGCCCATCTATGTGCTCTTCTCGGGCCTCTTCTTCGATGCCTACGCAGGTCTTGTGGCCTTCTCCATGTACGTGCTGGGAATACTGGTGGCCTTGGCAGTGCTCAAGGTGATGTCTCTGACCGATAAGAGCGAAGAGACTGAAGGCAGCATGCTCCTCATCGAGCTCCCAGAATACAAGCTGCCAGACGCCCATACGGTGTGGATCTATGTATGGGATAAGGTCTGCGATTATGTGGAGCGCGCAGGCACGGTCATTTTTGCAGCTTCGGTCATCATGTGGCTGCTCCTTAACTTTGGCCCCACGGGCTATGTGGGAGAAGATGTGGCCAACTCCCTGGGTGCGACTATTGGCAGGATATTGGTGCCCTTCCTCGCCCCTATTGGCGCTGGTGACTGGCGCCTGGCAGTGGCGCTGCTGGCGGGCATTTCAGCCAAAGAAGTGGTGGTATCCTCGGTTTCGGTGCTCTTTGGAGTGGCGGGCGACGCCGTGGGCAGCCAAGCGCTGCACGCCGCTCTGCTGTCCATTGGCTTTGGGCCGGCAAACGCGCTGGCCTTTATGGCCTTCTGCCTGCTCTACGTACCCTGCATAGCCACCATCGCCACCATTCGCTCAGAGAGCCATTCGCGCAAATACGCCTGGTTTGCGGTGATCTTCCAAGTGGCAGTGGCCTGGGTGATCGCCTTTGTCGTCTACCAGATCGCACGACTGGTGATCTAA
- a CDS encoding SpoIIE family protein phosphatase — MILGSSITAVDKGDGRLKAFSGLTTVIKILSLVDDAIAGYDSHGKIIIANGNLAELTGLSRQQLIGMDVSTLFLPLTGVPKTHGRLPFPLDGEETPLLCRKPNQNTWTPVHVRAKEMGDDGSFLMVARPFVEKSVSGDAGAVEPELAVPHLSASDVLIDAAVVPGEDPTPSGIAVSNADLYQSADAPDDSVPNDVVRVIQEIGRAADTGNTSGVHDMLVRELRSAVDADAAALYTAGYGGYVFKSFSGKLGGSSMPTFVEGKNAVVSIASSRGRTASFDRVRQDTGEIALVDSATGKTYEISGAENFPLTSFYVVPIIYNRSTVAVAAVGWTTPHGLGGHSAKVLDILAVHHANDLLTAQALALTSASERVQDVAHENLMHLEELEDKATFLDYCRAFEAMAQAINCRFAPVFRNLHQNTNFIKKADGSLVDFPFTINDLADDRTAPEVYVGPFSHHKELSDWLAQNHIQRDGFVVVVRQLREERRAFLVLSDVSDIPLGNLEITLYKRFVQDVFRQDQLQRQRIQNSLIAHTLQQGMGNHMQHVQGLSAQAVYNSATESANVGGDFYDLLRLENNRACIILGDVAGKGVQAASVSAAVRTALGTYVWEGMEPAHMVRSLNDFFLGFSRLDSFATLFVGLLDVRSGKLTYCSAGHPPAFLLHPKDNQMELLNVQSGVVGAFREMVFKDGIVQLEPGDELVLYTDGVTESRDPSGIFFGETGLRETLVREMDTDVHDMADAIMNTLYDFTGGRLDDDVAIMALRYNGLDDAPEDDSSGLGTEGKGAVLAPSESHQSAQTGASEGEQL; from the coding sequence ATGATCCTTGGCAGCAGCATCACCGCTGTCGATAAAGGTGACGGCCGTCTCAAGGCTTTCTCCGGGCTTACCACCGTCATCAAGATATTGTCTTTGGTGGATGACGCCATTGCAGGCTATGACTCCCATGGCAAGATCATCATCGCCAACGGCAACCTGGCTGAGTTGACAGGCCTTTCTCGGCAGCAATTGATCGGTATGGATGTAAGCACGCTCTTTCTGCCGCTTACTGGCGTTCCTAAGACCCACGGGCGCCTGCCGTTTCCTTTAGACGGAGAAGAGACGCCGCTCCTTTGCCGCAAACCCAACCAAAACACCTGGACGCCGGTGCACGTGCGTGCCAAAGAGATGGGCGATGACGGCTCGTTTCTCATGGTAGCAAGGCCGTTTGTGGAAAAGTCTGTGTCGGGAGACGCCGGAGCAGTAGAGCCCGAGCTGGCAGTGCCGCACCTTTCGGCCAGCGACGTGCTGATCGACGCTGCGGTGGTGCCAGGCGAGGATCCGACCCCTTCGGGCATCGCAGTGAGCAACGCCGATCTCTATCAGAGCGCAGACGCCCCCGATGACTCGGTGCCCAATGATGTGGTTCGTGTGATTCAGGAGATTGGACGCGCGGCAGACACCGGCAATACTTCCGGCGTGCATGACATGCTGGTGCGCGAGCTGCGCAGCGCGGTGGATGCCGATGCCGCGGCGCTCTATACGGCCGGTTATGGCGGCTATGTGTTCAAGAGCTTCTCGGGAAAGTTGGGCGGCTCCTCCATGCCCACGTTTGTGGAGGGCAAGAACGCGGTGGTCTCCATCGCCTCTTCCCGCGGGCGCACAGCGAGTTTCGACCGCGTGCGGCAGGATACTGGCGAGATCGCCCTGGTGGATTCTGCCACGGGCAAAACCTATGAGATATCTGGGGCAGAAAACTTCCCCCTTACCTCGTTTTATGTGGTGCCTATCATCTATAACCGCTCCACGGTGGCGGTGGCCGCGGTGGGGTGGACCACTCCCCACGGGTTGGGAGGACACTCGGCAAAAGTACTGGACATCTTGGCAGTCCATCATGCCAACGACCTGCTGACCGCCCAGGCACTGGCTCTTACCTCGGCAAGCGAGCGGGTGCAGGACGTGGCCCATGAGAACCTTATGCACCTCGAAGAGCTCGAAGACAAAGCCACTTTCCTAGACTATTGCCGCGCCTTCGAGGCCATGGCGCAGGCTATCAACTGCCGCTTTGCCCCGGTCTTCCGCAATTTGCATCAAAACACCAACTTCATCAAGAAGGCTGACGGCTCGTTGGTGGACTTCCCCTTCACCATCAATGATTTGGCAGACGACCGCACTGCCCCCGAGGTATATGTGGGCCCGTTCTCCCACCACAAGGAACTCTCAGACTGGCTTGCGCAAAATCATATCCAGCGCGATGGCTTCGTGGTGGTAGTTCGTCAGCTGCGAGAAGAGCGCAGGGCGTTTTTGGTGCTTTCGGACGTGTCGGACATTCCTCTGGGAAACCTGGAGATCACGCTGTACAAGCGCTTTGTGCAAGACGTCTTTCGCCAAGACCAGCTCCAGCGCCAGCGCATCCAAAACTCCCTCATCGCCCATACGCTGCAGCAGGGCATGGGAAATCACATGCAGCATGTGCAGGGCTTATCGGCGCAGGCCGTGTATAACTCGGCTACCGAGAGTGCCAATGTGGGCGGCGACTTCTACGATCTTCTGCGCCTTGAGAACAACCGTGCCTGCATCATCTTGGGCGACGTGGCAGGCAAAGGCGTGCAGGCAGCCAGCGTGTCGGCGGCAGTGCGCACCGCTTTGGGCACCTATGTGTGGGAGGGTATGGAGCCGGCGCATATGGTGCGTTCGCTCAATGACTTCTTCTTGGGATTTTCGCGCCTAGACTCTTTCGCCACCCTCTTTGTAGGCCTGCTGGATGTGAGGTCTGGTAAGCTCACCTACTGCTCGGCAGGGCATCCCCCGGCATTCCTGCTGCATCCCAAGGACAACCAGATGGAGCTCTTAAACGTGCAATCCGGCGTGGTGGGCGCATTCCGCGAGATGGTCTTCAAAGACGGCATCGTGCAGCTTGAGCCCGGAGACGAGCTGGTGCTCTATACCGACGGCGTTACTGAATCCCGCGATCCCTCCGGCATCTTCTTTGGCGAGACCGGTCTTCGCGAGACATTGGTGCGCGAGATGGACACGGACGTCCATGACATGGCAGACGCCATCATGAACACCCTCTACGACTTTACCGGCGGCCGCCTGGACGACGACGTGGCTATCATGGCCCTGCGCTACAACGGATTGGATGACGCCCCTGAAGACGACTCTTCAGGCCTGGGCACGGAGGGCAAAGGCGCGGTGCTTGCCCCAAGCGAAAGCCACCAGAGTGCCCAAACTGGAGCCTCTGAAGGAGAGCAGCTGTGA